The following coding sequences are from one Delphinus delphis chromosome 19, mDelDel1.2, whole genome shotgun sequence window:
- the ANKRD40CL gene encoding LOW QUALITY PROTEIN: putative ANKRD40 C-terminal-like protein (The sequence of the model RefSeq protein was modified relative to this genomic sequence to represent the inferred CDS: deleted 1 base in 1 codon): MEHVLGDWELGAVVRMCGPTLSPSCSNRYHSLILLSPSAPGSDSSNSSSCKEELPQGSEWRCGSIAPRLTGRSGELNAVLLLSQLSFSNSFSGEYTQEGANQQLPTDPGDNAKPDDICLVRIQSHKENADFTQVELDRQELSYQNLLKVSCCELGINPEQVEKIRKLPNTLLRKDKDILRLRDFQEVELILMKNGSSELIEHTPSLLEKPCYNSNAAKMTS; this comes from the exons ATGGAGCATGTGCTGGGGGACTGGGAACTGGGAGCTGTGGTTCGAATGTGTGGTCCCACTCTCAGTCCATCGTGCTCTAACCGCTACCACTCCCTCATTCTGCTGTCACCTTCGGCCCCTGGCAGCGACTCAAGCAACAG TTCTTCCTGTAAGGAGGAGCTGCCGCAGGGCAGCGAGTGGAGATGCGGCTCTATCGCCCCTCGCCTAACTGGCAGATCTGGAGAGCTAAATGCTGTGCTGCTGCTCTCTCAACTCTCCTTCTCCAATTCTTTCTCAGGTGAATATACACAAGAAGGCGCAAATCAACAGTTGCCAACTGACCCAGGTGACAATGCCAAACCTGATGACATCTGCCTAG TCAGAATTCAGAGCCACAAAGAAAATGCA GACTTCACTCAAGTTGAACTGGATAGACAAGAGCTGAGTTACCAAAATCTACTAAAAGTGAGCTGCTGTGAACTGGGGATTAACCCTGAGCAAGTGGAAAAAATCAGAAAGCTACCAAACACACTACTCAGAAAG GACAAAGACATTCTAAGACTACGGGACTTTCAAGAAGTAGaactaattttaatgaaaaatggaaGCTCTGAACTGATAGAGCACACACCATCTCTGTTAGAGAAGCCCTGCTACAACAGCAATGCTGCAAAAATGACATCTTAA